The nucleotide sequence AGAGAAAAGGCGGAGGTTGCACAAGAAATGTGTCGGGCCGACACACCTACGCGCGCGGCCCGATCGAGAATGAAACAGGGATGGCAGACTACGCCCGGGCAGGCATCGAGGAAACGACCGGCAGCGCCTTCATGAACCGCTGTAACCCGTCCTGCCAGGACGGCATGGTGAGTCCGAGATGGTGAAGCCGCTCCGCCGATAACACCGAATAGGCCGGGCGTTTCGCCGGCCTGGGCATATCCGCCGTGGTGATCGGTTCGACCGGCACCCGGTAGCCCGCCAATCGGACGATTTCCGTGGCGAATTCGTGCCACGTGCAGTCGCCTTCATTGGTCACATGAAGAATCCCGCGCGCGGGATGCGCCGCCAGCTTGCCGATCATGCCGGCCAGGTCTTCCGCAAAGGTCGGACATCCTCGCTGATCCGCCACCACGCGCAGGGAGGGACGCTCGGCGGCTAGTTGAAGAATGGTCTTCACAAAATTTTTCCCGTGCAGCCCGTAGAGCCAGGCAGTCCGAACCACGAGCGCATTCTCGCAACAGGAGAGGGCCCGTTGCTCGCCCGCACATTTGGAGGCCCCGTAGGCACCGGCGGGATTCGTCGCATCGGTTT is from Nitrospira defluvii and encodes:
- the rfbD gene encoding dTDP-4-dehydrorhamnose reductase codes for the protein MRIVVTGAQGQLGTDLRQVFQHHQVTGLDLPGFDLTHADCGRAIVEAAPDVVIHAGAHTDVDGAERDPSLAMAVNADGTERVARAAAQVGARLIYVSTDYVFDGTGTRPYVETDATNPAGAYGASKCAGEQRALSCCENALVVRTAWLYGLHGKNFVKTILQLAAERPSLRVVADQRGCPTFAEDLAGMIGKLAAHPARGILHVTNEGDCTWHEFATEIVRLAGYRVPVEPITTADMPRPAKRPAYSVLSAERLHHLGLTMPSWQDGLQRFMKALPVVSSMPARA